The Arachis duranensis cultivar V14167 chromosome 2, aradu.V14167.gnm2.J7QH, whole genome shotgun sequence genome has a window encoding:
- the LOC107475790 gene encoding protein-ribulosamine 3-kinase, chloroplastic isoform X1 translates to MMGAHVGIISPSTFFPRFPPTSLIKTKINTSPVCSISMSMDPVREWILSEGKATKITKISPVGGGCINLASRYDTDSGSFFVKTNRSIGPSMFEAEALGLGAMYETGTIRVPRPYKVGELPTGGSYIIMEFIEFGASRGNQSVLGRKLAEMHKAGKSSKGFGFDVDNTIGSTPQINTWSSDWIQFYGEHRLGYQLKLASRQYGDSLIYERGQRLVKSIGKLFENVAIEPCLLHGDLWSGNISSDKNGEPVILDPACYYGHSEAEFGMSWCAGFGASFYNSYFEVMPKQPGFEERRDLYMLYHYLNHYNLFGSGYRSSAMSIIDDYLALLKA, encoded by the exons ATGATGGGTGCACACGTGGGAATCATATCACCTTCCACTTTCTTCCCTCGATTTCCTCCAACTTCTTTaatcaaaaccaaaatcaaTACATCACCAG TTTGCAGCATTAGCATGAGTATGGATCCAGTTCGTGAGTGGATACTTTCTGAAGGGAAAGCCACAAAGATAACCAAGATTAGTCCTGTTGGTGGTGGTTGCATAAACCTTGCCAGTCGCTATGACACTGATTCTGGTTCTTTTTTTGTTAAAACAAACAG GAGTATTGGACCATCAATGTTTGAAGCAGAGGCTCTTGGTTTAGGGGCTATGTATGAAACCGGGACAATCCGTGTGCCTAGGCCGTATAAG GTTGGAGAGCTTCCCACTGGTGGTTCCTACATCATTATGGAATTCATAGAATTCGGCGCTTCCAGAGGCAATCAA TCTGTTCTAGGGAGGAAACTTGCTGAGATGCATAAAGCCGGAAAATCTAGCAAAGGCTTTGGTTTTGATGTCGATAACACCATTGGCAG TACTCCACAAATAAACACGTGGTCATCGGATTGGATTCAATTTTATGGAGAGCATAGATTGGGTTACCAGTTGAAGCTAGCATCGAGACAATATGGCGACAGTCTCATTTATGAAAGAG GACAAAGACTGGTGAAAAGCATAGGAAAACTATTTGAAAATGTGGCGATAGAACCATGCTTACTACACGGAGACTTATGGAGCGGAAACATCAGCTCTGACAAAAATGGAGAGCCTGTCATATTGGATCCAGCGTGCTACT ATGGACACAGTGAGGCAGAATTCGGAATGTCTTGGTGTGCCGGCTTTGGAGCATCATTCTATAATTCATATTTTGAG GTGATGCCTAAACAGCCAGGTTTTGAGGAGAGAAGAGACCTATATATGTTGTATCATTATTTAAATCACTATAATCTCTTTGGTTCTGGATACAGATCATCAGCTATGTCCATAATTGATGATTATCTTGCACTTTTAAAAGCTTAG
- the LOC107475790 gene encoding protein-ribulosamine 3-kinase, chloroplastic isoform X2: MSMDPVREWILSEGKATKITKISPVGGGCINLASRYDTDSGSFFVKTNRSIGPSMFEAEALGLGAMYETGTIRVPRPYKVGELPTGGSYIIMEFIEFGASRGNQSVLGRKLAEMHKAGKSSKGFGFDVDNTIGSTPQINTWSSDWIQFYGEHRLGYQLKLASRQYGDSLIYERGQRLVKSIGKLFENVAIEPCLLHGDLWSGNISSDKNGEPVILDPACYYGHSEAEFGMSWCAGFGASFYNSYFEVMPKQPGFEERRDLYMLYHYLNHYNLFGSGYRSSAMSIIDDYLALLKA, from the exons ATGAGTATGGATCCAGTTCGTGAGTGGATACTTTCTGAAGGGAAAGCCACAAAGATAACCAAGATTAGTCCTGTTGGTGGTGGTTGCATAAACCTTGCCAGTCGCTATGACACTGATTCTGGTTCTTTTTTTGTTAAAACAAACAG GAGTATTGGACCATCAATGTTTGAAGCAGAGGCTCTTGGTTTAGGGGCTATGTATGAAACCGGGACAATCCGTGTGCCTAGGCCGTATAAG GTTGGAGAGCTTCCCACTGGTGGTTCCTACATCATTATGGAATTCATAGAATTCGGCGCTTCCAGAGGCAATCAA TCTGTTCTAGGGAGGAAACTTGCTGAGATGCATAAAGCCGGAAAATCTAGCAAAGGCTTTGGTTTTGATGTCGATAACACCATTGGCAG TACTCCACAAATAAACACGTGGTCATCGGATTGGATTCAATTTTATGGAGAGCATAGATTGGGTTACCAGTTGAAGCTAGCATCGAGACAATATGGCGACAGTCTCATTTATGAAAGAG GACAAAGACTGGTGAAAAGCATAGGAAAACTATTTGAAAATGTGGCGATAGAACCATGCTTACTACACGGAGACTTATGGAGCGGAAACATCAGCTCTGACAAAAATGGAGAGCCTGTCATATTGGATCCAGCGTGCTACT ATGGACACAGTGAGGCAGAATTCGGAATGTCTTGGTGTGCCGGCTTTGGAGCATCATTCTATAATTCATATTTTGAG GTGATGCCTAAACAGCCAGGTTTTGAGGAGAGAAGAGACCTATATATGTTGTATCATTATTTAAATCACTATAATCTCTTTGGTTCTGGATACAGATCATCAGCTATGTCCATAATTGATGATTATCTTGCACTTTTAAAAGCTTAG